A stretch of Macadamia integrifolia cultivar HAES 741 chromosome 7, SCU_Mint_v3, whole genome shotgun sequence DNA encodes these proteins:
- the LOC122084638 gene encoding probable methyltransferase PMT16, with product MAGPFFSATSKPSTLYQYWKKSSLFGLALVTVLCSLSYLLGIWQNNRGGSILTSHLVNSVPCTDIERRTQLPSNPHGLDFSTHHAADDSPMTMVTKHYPPCDIKYSDYTPCEDPKRSLKYKRNRLIYRERHCPQRGELLKCRVPAPFGYKNPLPWPSSRDYAWYANVPHKHLTVEKAVQNWIRFEGDRFKFPGGGTMFPNGADAYIDDIGKLINLKDGSIRTAIDTGCGVASWGAYLPSRNILTMSFAPRDTHEAQVQFALERGVPALIGVLASIRLPYPSRSFDMAHCSRCLIPWGLFGILLS from the exons ATGGCGGGTCCATTCTTCTCTGCTACTTCAAAACCCTCTACCCTCTATCAATACTGGAAAAAATCAAGCCTTTTTGGTTTGGCTTTAGTAACCGTCCTCTGTTCTCTGTCGTACCTTCTGGGTATCTGGCAGAACAATCGTGGAGGATCCATCCTTACCTCTCATCTTGTCAATTCCGTGCCCTGTACTGACATTGAGAGAAGAACCCAGTTGCCCTCAAACCCCCATGGTTTAGATTTCTCGACTCATCATGCCGCTGATGATTCTCCGATGACTATGGTTACGAAACATTATCCTCCTTGCGATATCAAGTACAGCGATTACACACCATGTGAGGACCCTAAAAGATCTTTGAAGTATAAAAGGAATAGGTTGATTTACAGAGAAAGACACTGTCCGCAGAGAGGTGAATTGCTTAAATGTCGTGTGCCTGCGCCGTTTGGGTACAAGAATCCGCTTCCATGGCCGTCGAGTCGTGATTATGCGTGGTATGCGAACGTACCCCACAAGCATTTGACAGTGGAGAAGGCGGTTCAGAACTGGATTCGATTCGAAGGGGATCGATTCAAGTTTCCTGGTGGTGGTACCATGTTCCCAAACGGTGCTGATGCTTATATTGATGATATCGGCAAGTTGATTAATCTCAAAGATGGTTCTATCAGAACTGCCATTGATACTGGTTGTGGG GTTGCGAGTTGGGGAGCTTACCTACCATCACGTAACATCTTAACAATGTCGTTCGCACCAAGGGACACCCATGAAGCTCAGGTGCAATTCGCCCTCGAGCGAGGAGTTCCTGCGTTGATCGGAGTATTGGCTTCCATTAGGCTTCCTTACCCATCAAGGTCTTTCGACATGGCTCACTGCTCTCGTTGCCTCATTCCCTGGGGCCTATTCGGTATCCTACTCTCTTAA